One region of Trachemys scripta elegans isolate TJP31775 chromosome 8, CAS_Tse_1.0, whole genome shotgun sequence genomic DNA includes:
- the WNT8A gene encoding protein Wnt-8a, translating to MKSNTFIIFTSIGIYCAIFHTSAWSVNNFLMTGPKAYLTYSTSVAVGAHSGIEECKHQFTWERWNCPESALQLSTHNRLRSATRETSFVHAISSAGVMYTLTRNCSMGDFDNCGCDDSRNGRVGGRGWVWGGCSDNVEFGERISKLFVDALETGQDARALMNLHNNEAGRLAVKATMKRTCKCHGVSGSCSIQTCWLQLADFREIGNYLKLKYDQAQKLEMDKRRMRAGNSADSRGATAETFSTVLATELVFLEDSPDYCVRNASLGLHGTEGRECLQSGKNLSQWERRSCRRLCTECGLKVEEKRTEIVTSCNCKFHWCCMVKCQQCKQVVTKHYCSRRDGSSPNTTRRRNRGHKR from the exons ATGAAGAGCAACACCTTCATCATCTTCACCAGCATTGGGATCTATTGTGCCATTTTCCACACGTCAGCATG GTCTGTGAACAACTTTCTGATGACGGGACCAAAG GCGTATCTGACCTACTCCACTAGCGTGGCTGTGGGGGCCCATAGCGGGATTGAAGAATGTAAACACCAGTTCACCTGGGAACGCTGGAACTGCCCAGAAAGTGCCCTGCAGCTCTCCACTCATAACAGACTGCGGAGTG CTACCAGAGAAACCTCTTTTGTTCATGCCATCAGCTCGGCTGGAGTAATGTACACGCTCACCAGAAACTGCAGCATGGGAGACTTTGACAACTGTGGCTGTGACGATTCAAGGAATGGCCGTGTAG GTGGCCGAGGATGGGTCTGGGGAGGCTGCAGTGATAATGTGGAATTTGGCGAGAGAATTTCCAAACTATTTGTGGATGCTTTGGAGACAGGACAAGATGCCAGAGCTTTAATGAATCTGCATAACAATGAAGCAGGGAGACtt GCTGTGAAAGCAACAATGAAGAGGACGTGTAAGTGCCACGGGGTATCGGGCAGCTGCAGCATCCAGACCTGCTGGCTCCAGCTTGCTGACTTTCGAGAAATTGGGAATTATCTGAAGCTCAAATATGACCAGGCCCAGAAGCTGGAGATGGACAAGAGGAGGATGAGAGCTGGGAATAGTGCCGACAGCCGTGGGGCCACAGCAGAGACCTTCAGCACTGTGCTAGCCACAGAACTCGTCTTCCTGGAAGACTCTCCTGATTACTGCGTCAGGAATGCCAGTCTGGGCCTCCATGGTACCGAGGGGCGGGAATGCCTGCAGAGTGGCAAGAACTTGTCACAGTGGGAGAGGAGGAGTTGCAGGAGGCTCTGCACTGAGTGCGGCCTGAAAGTGGAGGAGAAGAGGACTGAGATTGTCACCAGCTGCAATTGCAAGTTCCACTGGTGCTGCATGGTGAAATGCCAGCAGTGCAAACAGGTGGTTACCAAGCATTACTGCTCCAGAAGAGATGGCTCGTCCCCCAACACCACCAGGCGGCGGAACAGGGGGCACAAGAGATAA